A window of the Labeo rohita strain BAU-BD-2019 unplaced genomic scaffold, IGBB_LRoh.1.0 scaffold_1298, whole genome shotgun sequence genome harbors these coding sequences:
- the LOC127158001 gene encoding scavenger receptor cysteine-rich type 1 protein M130-like produces the protein PSSPWGQNDCDNEVAKIICSKEENPESPRSHLKCFVSPTPQQKRCSNHVPLRLSGGEGRCSGRLEVYHNAVWGSVCDDQWDISDAQVVCRQLGCGAALRADGNSVFGAGEGVVWMNKVECNGNEIHLWDCPLSLNNHTDCSNKERAGLTCADLSEFTAPATTTSASPPVRSTSVSPPQTPPAASLSVPPVLVIVLVVVLLLLLVSLLILIQQKRVMRRGR, from the exons CCATCTTCACCATGGGGACAGAATGACTGTGATAATGAAGTGGCCAAAATCATTTGCTCAA AGGAGGAAAATCCAGAATCTCCTCGGAgtcatttgaaatgttttgtctCACCAACTCCTCAACAGAAACGGTGTTCAA atCATGTTCCTCTCAGACTGAGTGGAGGGGAGGGCCGGTGCTCTGGGAGGCTGGAGGTGTATCATAACGCTGTGTGGGGCTCAGTCTGTGATGATCAGTGGGACATCAGTGATGCTCAGGTGGTCTGCAGGCAGCTGGGTTGTGGAGCAGCACTGAGGGCTGATGGGAATTCAGTCTTTGGTGCTGGTGAAGGTGTTGTGTGGATGAACAAAGTCGAGTGCAACGGGAATGAGATTCACCTGTGGGACTGTCCTCTCTCCCTGAATAACCACACTGACTGCTCCAACAAAGAGCGTGCTGGACTCACCTGTGCAG ATTTGTCAGAATTTACTGCTCCTGCCACAACAACATCAGCTTCTCCTCCAGTGCGCTCAACATCAGTCTCTCCTCCACAAACTCCTCCAGCAGCATCTCTCTCCGTCCCCCCAGTGCTTGTGATTGTACTGGTAGTTGTGCTCTTACTGCTCTTAGTGTCACTGCTTATACTGATTCAGCAAAAGAGAGTGATGAGGAGAGGTAGGTAG